One window of the Streptomyces sp. ITFR-21 genome contains the following:
- a CDS encoding HtaA domain-containing protein, which yields MSLSRRAQRARRARSRVGAAVAAVLTAVAGLALLPAGAAHAAAGRTVEGGRLDWGIKASFQSYVTGPIARGSWSLTGSAGTIGSDQFRFPSAQGAYQPGSGALTAAFQGGVHFVGHREDDGTYQLDLTVSRPTIRISGHTGTLYADMRGRDKDTGKVTTDYQVPLAALSLGGLSTAGVTGPRLVLSGVPATLTAQGARSFAGYYTAGTRLDPVSVSVDLHDPPATTGTPAPSKTTPPSSSSSPSSPPTRHTAPGTVVDAAVDWGVRRTFREYVTGDIAKGRWVLADGARDGGTLFRFGAGRGTYTAEKHTLDAHFGGSVRFLGMRGADGTYGLDLTIRAVRVTVGGGKGTLYADGRPLATFTAPAVLTPGNGLISIEGAPTELTAQGAELFDGLYTAGTPMDPLNLSVALDRKAALPALPDIGSGPTGPEDTPAARTTAPAAPSARPTEPPRAASAGSGTPAGALTAGAIAVLAAAGLITAAVVVRRRRRTPTD from the coding sequence ATGTCGTTGTCCCGTCGCGCCCAGCGCGCCCGCCGTGCCCGTAGCCGGGTGGGCGCCGCCGTGGCCGCGGTGCTGACCGCGGTGGCGGGCCTCGCACTCCTGCCCGCCGGCGCCGCGCACGCCGCGGCCGGCCGGACCGTCGAAGGCGGCCGGCTGGACTGGGGGATCAAGGCGTCGTTCCAGAGCTATGTCACCGGGCCCATCGCGCGGGGGAGTTGGAGTCTGACCGGCAGCGCCGGCACGATCGGCAGCGACCAGTTCAGGTTCCCGTCCGCGCAGGGCGCGTACCAGCCGGGGAGCGGCGCGCTGACCGCCGCCTTCCAGGGCGGCGTGCACTTCGTCGGGCACCGGGAGGACGACGGGACGTACCAGCTCGACCTGACCGTCTCCCGGCCCACGATCCGGATCTCGGGACACACCGGCACCCTCTACGCCGACATGCGCGGCCGGGACAAGGACACCGGCAAGGTCACCACCGACTACCAAGTACCGCTGGCCGCGCTGTCGCTGGGCGGGCTGAGCACGGCCGGCGTGACCGGCCCCCGGCTCGTCCTCAGCGGTGTTCCCGCCACCCTCACCGCACAGGGCGCCCGCTCGTTCGCCGGGTACTACACCGCCGGGACCCGGCTGGACCCGGTCAGCGTGTCGGTGGACCTGCACGACCCGCCCGCGACGACCGGTACGCCCGCTCCGTCCAAGACCACACCCCCGTCCTCGTCGTCCTCGCCCTCCTCCCCGCCGACCCGGCACACCGCGCCCGGCACGGTCGTCGACGCGGCCGTCGACTGGGGGGTGCGCCGCACCTTCCGCGAGTACGTGACCGGTGACATCGCCAAGGGCCGCTGGGTGCTGGCGGACGGCGCCAGGGACGGCGGCACCCTCTTCCGGTTCGGCGCCGGCCGGGGCACGTACACCGCGGAAAAGCACACGCTGGACGCCCACTTCGGCGGCAGCGTGCGGTTCCTCGGTATGCGCGGGGCCGACGGGACGTACGGGCTCGACCTGACGATCCGCGCGGTCCGGGTCACCGTCGGCGGCGGCAAGGGCACGCTCTACGCCGACGGGCGGCCGCTGGCCACCTTCACCGCACCGGCCGTGCTCACCCCCGGCAACGGCCTGATCTCCATCGAAGGCGCGCCCACCGAGCTGACCGCCCAGGGCGCCGAGCTGTTCGACGGCCTCTACACGGCCGGTACGCCGATGGACCCGCTGAACCTCTCGGTGGCCCTGGACCGGAAGGCGGCGCTGCCCGCGCTGCCCGACATCGGTTCGGGCCCGACCGGCCCGGAGGACACCCCCGCGGCGCGGACCACGGCCCCGGCCGCGCCGTCCGCCCGCCCCACCGAACCGCCCCGGGCCGCCTCGGCCGGTTCCGGCACCCCGGCCGGGGCGCTGACCGCGGGCGCGATCGCCGTCCTCGCGGCGGCCGGCCTCATCACCGCCGCCGTCGTCGTACGGCGCAGGCGGCGTACCCCCACCGACTGA
- a CDS encoding heme/hemin ABC transporter substrate-binding protein, giving the protein MSAAALVLLLAACGGGGGGRGGADGTPTAVPAPVDTIEPLTGTAPPVLPATVDSADGRRVTVASDDRIVPLTGGLSEIVFTLGLGEHVVARDITATFPQAARLPLVTRAHDVSAEGVLSLHPSVVLAESTTGPAEAIQQIRQAGVPLVILPPATSLEEVGPRIDAVAAALGVRPAGDRLRERTAQRIDAVRQAVPAGTRKPRVAFLYLRGTASVYLIGGRGSGADSLINAAGGVDAGVASGLDKDFTPITSEALVKAAPDVILVMTKGLESVGGVPGLEKVPGVAQTPAGLDRRVVAVDDGTLLNFGPRTDAVLRQLAAGFHPKAR; this is encoded by the coding sequence CTGTCGGCCGCCGCTCTCGTCCTCCTGCTCGCCGCGTGCGGTGGCGGCGGCGGTGGCCGCGGCGGGGCCGACGGCACGCCGACTGCCGTGCCCGCGCCCGTCGACACGATCGAGCCGCTCACCGGGACCGCGCCGCCCGTGCTGCCGGCGACCGTCGACTCCGCCGACGGACGGCGGGTGACGGTGGCCAGCGACGACCGGATCGTGCCGCTCACCGGCGGCCTCTCCGAGATCGTCTTCACCCTCGGGCTCGGCGAGCACGTGGTGGCCCGCGACATCACCGCGACCTTCCCGCAGGCCGCGCGGCTGCCGCTCGTCACCCGGGCGCACGACGTGTCGGCGGAGGGCGTGCTCTCGCTGCACCCCAGCGTCGTGCTCGCCGAGTCCACCACCGGCCCCGCCGAGGCGATCCAGCAGATCCGGCAGGCGGGCGTACCGCTGGTGATCCTGCCGCCGGCCACCTCGTTGGAGGAAGTCGGCCCGCGGATCGACGCGGTGGCCGCCGCGCTCGGCGTGCGGCCGGCCGGCGACCGGCTGCGGGAGCGGACCGCGCAGCGGATCGACGCCGTACGGCAGGCGGTCCCGGCCGGTACGCGGAAACCGCGGGTCGCCTTCCTCTACCTGCGCGGCACCGCCTCCGTCTACCTGATCGGCGGGCGCGGCTCCGGCGCGGACTCGCTGATCAACGCGGCGGGCGGGGTCGACGCGGGGGTGGCGTCGGGCCTGGACAAGGACTTCACCCCGATCACCAGCGAGGCGCTGGTCAAGGCGGCGCCCGATGTGATCCTGGTGATGACCAAGGGACTTGAGTCCGTCGGCGGCGTCCCGGGGCTGGAGAAGGTGCCGGGCGTCGCCCAGACCCCGGCCGGCCTCGACCGCCGGGTGGTCGCCGTCGACGACGGCACGCTGCTCAACTTCGGCCCGCGCACGGACGCGGTGCTGCGCCAACTCGCCGCCGGCTTCCACCCGAAGGCGAGGTGA